The following coding sequences lie in one Microbacterium sp. XT11 genomic window:
- a CDS encoding PhoX family protein, which yields MTLADNTRRLLPMADHVRGKRSAVTCELKCANACLGPECNTSTNEDFRSIADAVFSRRAFFGLSAAAAVAVAVGAGRPAPVSAPGASGVGGLGASSGKPGRAGLSFRPIAPVPAEVDAFTVPDGFTWKPIIRWGDPLFSRTPAFDLARQTPEAQAEQFGYNSDYLDIVADPSGKTGVLVNNHEYVNPGLMFPTTTDAAELRRGDIYKAAQGMSVVEIARRKVGEPWSYVVDGRRNRRITVETVVELTGPAAGSDLVTTAADPEGRWVRGTLGNCAGGTTPWGTILSGEENFNGYFAWAADTPEQKRYSGSSTTSTSTGWETYDPRFDAHDPDFVNEPNRFGYIVEIDPQDPTSTPRKHTAMGRFKHEGANVHVAEDGRVVAYMGDDERNDYLYKFVSKNRISGSRKKNLDLLSEGDLYVAKFSGNSPAADITGTGAPPSDGAFDGTGTWIPLTQNGEGVVPGFTTEQVLVYTRLAADAVGATKMDRPEDVQPNPRTGKVYVALTNNSNRAVVDEANPVSGNRYGHVIELTETSGQAGRTFGWSILLLCGDPSTFTNAYFAGFPKELVSPISCPDNLAFDSEGDLWISTDGAPSTIGLNDGLFKVPLTGSERGHVQQFLAVPRDAETCGPVIHDAEGLVFVAVQHPGEDGSFEAPRSLVPDYGSAAPGDVSNAPRPAVVQVYRA from the coding sequence ATGACGCTGGCTGACAACACCCGACGACTGCTTCCGATGGCCGATCACGTCAGGGGCAAGCGCTCGGCCGTGACGTGCGAGCTCAAGTGCGCGAACGCGTGCCTCGGCCCCGAGTGCAACACGTCCACGAACGAGGACTTCCGCTCGATCGCCGACGCGGTGTTCTCCCGCCGTGCCTTCTTCGGCCTCAGTGCGGCTGCTGCGGTCGCGGTCGCGGTCGGCGCCGGCCGCCCGGCGCCCGTCTCCGCGCCGGGCGCCTCCGGCGTCGGCGGTCTCGGCGCTTCCTCCGGCAAGCCCGGTCGAGCCGGCCTCTCGTTCCGGCCGATCGCGCCGGTCCCCGCAGAGGTCGACGCCTTCACCGTGCCCGACGGCTTCACGTGGAAGCCGATCATCCGCTGGGGCGACCCGCTCTTCTCCCGCACACCCGCGTTCGACCTCGCGCGGCAGACCCCTGAGGCTCAGGCCGAGCAGTTCGGCTACAACAGCGACTACCTCGACATCGTCGCCGATCCGTCCGGCAAGACCGGCGTGCTCGTCAACAACCACGAGTACGTCAATCCAGGGCTCATGTTCCCGACGACGACGGATGCCGCCGAGCTGCGCCGCGGCGACATCTACAAGGCCGCGCAGGGCATGTCGGTCGTGGAGATCGCGCGTCGCAAGGTCGGCGAGCCGTGGTCGTACGTCGTGGACGGCCGCCGCAACCGCCGGATCACGGTCGAGACGGTGGTCGAGCTGACCGGTCCCGCCGCGGGCTCCGACCTCGTCACGACGGCCGCCGACCCGGAGGGACGCTGGGTACGCGGCACGCTCGGCAACTGCGCAGGCGGAACGACGCCGTGGGGCACCATCCTCTCCGGCGAGGAGAACTTCAACGGATACTTCGCCTGGGCGGCCGACACCCCCGAGCAGAAGCGCTACTCGGGATCCAGCACGACGTCGACCTCCACCGGCTGGGAGACCTACGACCCGCGCTTCGACGCGCACGACCCCGACTTCGTCAACGAGCCGAACCGCTTCGGCTACATCGTCGAGATCGACCCGCAGGACCCGACGTCAACGCCCAGGAAGCACACGGCGATGGGGCGCTTCAAGCACGAGGGCGCGAACGTGCACGTCGCAGAGGACGGCCGCGTCGTGGCATACATGGGCGACGACGAGCGCAACGACTACCTGTACAAGTTCGTCTCGAAGAACCGCATCTCGGGCTCCCGGAAGAAGAACCTCGACCTGCTCAGCGAGGGCGACCTCTACGTCGCGAAGTTCAGCGGCAACTCTCCGGCCGCCGATATCACCGGCACCGGTGCGCCGCCCTCCGACGGTGCGTTCGACGGCACGGGCACGTGGATCCCGCTCACGCAGAACGGCGAGGGCGTCGTCCCCGGCTTCACCACCGAGCAGGTGCTCGTATACACCCGACTCGCCGCCGATGCGGTCGGTGCCACGAAGATGGACCGTCCCGAAGATGTGCAGCCGAACCCCCGCACGGGCAAGGTGTACGTCGCGCTGACCAACAACAGCAACCGCGCCGTCGTCGACGAGGCGAACCCCGTCAGCGGCAACCGCTACGGCCACGTGATCGAGCTCACCGAGACGTCGGGGCAGGCGGGGAGGACGTTCGGGTGGAGCATCCTCCTCCTCTGCGGCGATCCGAGCACGTTCACGAACGCGTACTTCGCGGGATTCCCGAAGGAGCTCGTCTCGCCGATCTCGTGCCCTGACAACCTCGCCTTCGATTCGGAAGGCGACCTCTGGATCTCGACGGATGGGGCTCCGAGCACGATCGGCCTGAACGACGGCCTGTTCAAGGTGCCGCTCACCGGCTCCGAGCGCGGCCACGTGCAGCAGTTCCTTGCCGTCCCACGGGACGCCGAGACGTGCGGTCCGGTGATCCATGACGCGGAGGGGCTGGTCTTCGTCGCCGTGCAGCATCCGGGCGAGGACGGCAGCTTCGAGGCGCCGCGTTCGCTGGTCCCCGACTACGGCTCGGCCGCGCCCGGAGACGTGTCGAACGCGCCGCGACCCGCGGTCGTGCAGGTCTACCGGGCCTGA
- a CDS encoding proline--tRNA ligase, protein MVTRLSNFFLRTLREDPAGAEVASHKLLIRAGYIRPQAAGIFAWLPLGLRVKAKIEKVIREEMAAAGAQEVHFPALMPREAYEATGRWEEYGELLFRLQDRKGGDYLLAPTHEEAFTLLVKDLYSSYKDLPLTIYQIQDKYRDEARPRAGLLRGREFTMKDAYSFDASDAGLEASYQAQRDAYERIFQRLGLEYVIVQADAGAMGGSRSEEFLHPTSVGEDTFVRSAGGYAANVEAFTTAVPAPVPFDASGAPVIFDSPGTPTIETLVAHCNENLDGEYTAADTLKNVVLALTHLDGTRELVVVGIPGDREVDEKRAEVAFAPAEVETATAEDFERHPLLVKGYIGPWSPTGAVLGEESATGIRYLVDPRVSEGTSWITGANVHEKHAHSVVAGRDFEADGIVEIAEVREGDPAPDGSGPVELARGMEIGHVFQLGRKYAEALGLKVLDENGKLVTVTMGSYGIGVTRILAIIAELNNDDKGLVWPASVAPFDVQVVAAGRDQTAFDVAEDISAQLEAAGLDVLYDDRPKVSPGVKFGDAELVGVPKIVVVGRGAADGQVELWDRATGDRETVSAVEAVARLASR, encoded by the coding sequence GTGGTCACTCGTCTTTCGAACTTCTTCCTCCGCACGCTCCGCGAAGATCCGGCCGGCGCCGAAGTCGCCAGCCACAAGCTCCTGATCCGCGCCGGGTACATCCGACCGCAGGCTGCGGGCATCTTCGCGTGGTTGCCACTGGGGCTGCGCGTGAAGGCGAAGATCGAGAAGGTCATCCGCGAGGAGATGGCCGCGGCCGGCGCGCAGGAGGTGCACTTCCCGGCGCTGATGCCCCGCGAGGCCTATGAGGCGACGGGACGCTGGGAGGAGTACGGCGAGCTCCTGTTCCGCCTGCAGGATCGCAAGGGCGGCGACTACCTGCTCGCGCCGACCCATGAAGAGGCTTTCACTCTGCTCGTGAAGGACCTGTACTCGTCGTACAAGGACCTGCCCCTGACGATCTACCAGATCCAGGACAAGTACCGCGACGAAGCGCGGCCCCGTGCCGGCCTGCTGCGCGGCCGCGAGTTCACGATGAAGGACGCGTACTCCTTCGACGCGTCGGATGCCGGCCTCGAGGCCAGCTATCAGGCGCAGCGCGACGCCTACGAGCGCATCTTCCAGCGTTTGGGCCTCGAGTACGTCATCGTGCAGGCGGACGCCGGTGCCATGGGCGGCTCCCGCAGTGAGGAGTTCCTCCACCCGACCTCGGTGGGTGAGGACACGTTCGTGCGCTCGGCGGGCGGCTACGCCGCGAACGTGGAGGCCTTCACCACCGCGGTGCCCGCGCCGGTGCCGTTCGACGCCTCGGGCGCGCCGGTGATCTTCGACTCGCCGGGCACCCCGACCATCGAGACGCTCGTCGCCCACTGCAACGAGAACCTCGACGGCGAGTACACAGCCGCGGACACGCTCAAGAACGTCGTCCTCGCACTGACGCACCTCGACGGCACGCGCGAGCTCGTCGTCGTCGGCATCCCCGGAGATCGCGAGGTCGACGAGAAGCGCGCCGAGGTGGCCTTCGCCCCGGCCGAGGTCGAGACCGCGACCGCGGAGGACTTCGAGCGCCACCCGCTGCTCGTCAAGGGCTACATCGGTCCCTGGTCGCCCACCGGCGCCGTCCTCGGCGAGGAGTCCGCGACCGGCATCCGCTACCTCGTCGACCCGCGTGTGAGCGAGGGGACGAGCTGGATCACCGGTGCCAACGTGCACGAGAAGCACGCCCACTCGGTGGTGGCCGGCCGCGACTTCGAAGCCGACGGCATCGTGGAGATCGCCGAGGTGCGCGAAGGCGATCCCGCCCCCGACGGCTCCGGTCCGGTGGAGCTCGCCCGCGGAATGGAGATCGGCCACGTGTTCCAGCTCGGGCGCAAGTACGCCGAAGCCCTGGGGCTCAAGGTGCTCGACGAGAACGGCAAGCTCGTCACGGTGACCATGGGCTCGTACGGCATCGGTGTGACGCGCATCCTCGCGATCATCGCCGAGCTCAACAACGACGACAAGGGTCTCGTGTGGCCGGCATCCGTCGCACCCTTCGACGTGCAGGTCGTCGCGGCCGGACGCGATCAGACGGCGTTCGACGTCGCGGAGGACATCTCCGCGCAGCTCGAGGCGGCCGGCCTGGACGTGCTCTACGACGACCGCCCGAAGGTGTCGCCCGGCGTGAAGTTCGGTGACGCCGAGCTCGTGGGCGTGCCGAAGATCGTCGTCGTCGGTCGCGGTGCCGCGGACGGCCAGGTGGAGCTGTGGGATCGTGCGACAGGGGACCGCGAGACCGTGTCGGCCGTCGAGGCCGTGGCGCGTCTGGCATCGCGCTGA
- a CDS encoding TIGR00730 family Rossman fold protein, protein MTDEPLPQALSAEINAVLDDAGVHSDRRLVMRMLRTAILLGEDGTDRLDLKIASAALAEMRDAFRLFAPYEGVPKVTVFGSARTRQDDPLYRQARDVAAALAADGWMVVTGAGPGIMQAAAEGAGPALSLGVSIRLPFEERANAVVEGSDHVVAMKYFFTRKLMLMKESRGFICLPGGFGTLDEMFELLTLQQTGKAEPMPIVLLDENGGRFWNGLKRFIDEDLAPTGVISEGDFDRVIITDSVEEATARITGFWKNYDSLRWVGGTLVLRLRAEPTDAEIDRLNDEFAWMLASGRIERTEPRSVEVADDDMLHLPRLALHLDQRTVGGLFRLIDAVNALPSAG, encoded by the coding sequence ATGACCGACGAACCTCTGCCGCAGGCGCTGAGCGCCGAGATCAACGCGGTGCTCGACGACGCCGGAGTGCACTCAGACCGACGTCTCGTGATGCGCATGCTGCGCACTGCGATCCTGCTGGGCGAAGACGGCACCGACCGCCTCGACCTCAAGATCGCCTCGGCGGCGCTCGCGGAGATGCGAGACGCCTTCCGGCTGTTCGCGCCGTACGAGGGGGTACCCAAGGTCACCGTCTTCGGGTCGGCTCGCACGCGCCAGGACGATCCGCTGTACCGCCAGGCCCGGGACGTCGCCGCGGCACTCGCAGCCGACGGCTGGATGGTCGTCACGGGCGCCGGCCCCGGCATCATGCAGGCCGCGGCCGAAGGAGCAGGTCCCGCGCTCTCACTCGGCGTCTCGATCCGCCTGCCTTTCGAAGAGCGGGCGAACGCCGTCGTCGAGGGATCGGATCACGTCGTCGCGATGAAGTACTTCTTCACGCGCAAGCTGATGCTGATGAAGGAGTCCCGTGGCTTCATCTGCCTCCCCGGCGGCTTCGGCACCCTCGACGAGATGTTCGAGCTGCTCACCCTGCAGCAGACGGGCAAGGCCGAGCCCATGCCCATCGTGCTGCTCGACGAGAACGGCGGACGGTTCTGGAACGGGCTCAAGCGCTTCATCGACGAGGATCTCGCGCCGACAGGCGTCATCTCGGAGGGGGACTTCGACCGCGTCATCATCACGGACTCGGTGGAAGAGGCGACCGCCCGGATCACCGGCTTCTGGAAGAACTACGATTCGCTGCGCTGGGTCGGCGGCACCCTCGTGCTGCGCCTGCGGGCCGAGCCGACGGATGCCGAGATCGACCGGTTGAACGACGAGTTCGCCTGGATGCTCGCGTCGGGTCGGATCGAACGCACCGAGCCGCGCAGCGTCGAGGTCGCCGATGACGACATGCTGCATCTGCCTCGTCTTGCGCTTCATCTCGACCAGCGGACGGTCGGAGGCCTCTTCCGTCTGATCGACGCGGTCAACGCTCTGCCGTCCGCCGGCTGA
- a CDS encoding isocitrate lyase/PEP mutase family protein: MTTSAKAQALIGLYEAPEILRVVNVWDVVSARAVAGLPETKAIATAGHGIAASFGYDDGATPREIMIDMVGRIAAAVDVPVSADLDDGYGDPGETTRMAIGAGVVGANVEDRLKPLAESVAAVEAIVKAAEAEGVPFALNARTDAFVRGGGRPVEESVADAIQRGRAFLDAGATAVFVPGVLDSAVTRQLVEGIGERKVSVIGLPGALAASEYESLGVARISYGPLPQRVALTAVQELAADLYAGGVIPSGLPALN; this comes from the coding sequence ATGACCACTTCTGCCAAGGCTCAGGCCCTCATCGGACTCTACGAGGCCCCGGAGATCCTCCGTGTGGTGAACGTGTGGGACGTCGTGTCCGCCCGCGCCGTCGCGGGGCTGCCCGAGACCAAGGCCATCGCCACGGCCGGACACGGCATCGCCGCGTCGTTCGGCTATGACGACGGCGCCACGCCGCGCGAGATCATGATCGACATGGTGGGCCGCATCGCGGCAGCGGTCGACGTGCCGGTCAGTGCCGACCTCGACGACGGCTACGGCGACCCGGGCGAGACGACGCGCATGGCGATCGGCGCAGGAGTGGTCGGGGCGAACGTCGAAGACCGGCTCAAGCCGCTCGCCGAATCCGTCGCCGCCGTCGAGGCGATCGTCAAGGCCGCCGAGGCCGAGGGCGTGCCGTTCGCTCTCAACGCGCGCACCGACGCCTTCGTCCGCGGGGGCGGCAGGCCTGTCGAGGAGAGCGTCGCAGACGCGATCCAGCGGGGGCGGGCCTTCCTCGACGCCGGTGCCACGGCGGTGTTCGTCCCCGGTGTCCTCGACTCCGCCGTGACCAGACAGCTCGTCGAGGGGATCGGCGAGCGCAAGGTCAGCGTGATCGGCCTCCCCGGCGCGCTCGCCGCCTCGGAGTACGAGTCGCTCGGCGTCGCGCGCATCTCGTACGGCCCTCTGCCGCAGCGCGTGGCCCTGACGGCCGTGCAGGAGCTCGCCGCCGACCTCTACGCGGGCGGCGTGATCCCCTCCGGCCTGCCGGCGCTCAACTGA